The Gambusia affinis linkage group LG05, SWU_Gaff_1.0, whole genome shotgun sequence region GTATCAAGTAAAATCCTAATGAATGTTctagaaaatactttttacacaGATAGTggttaaaagcacaaaacagaCCATCAATATTTCTGTGCTACATTTTGAAATCCATCCCCAGGGTTCATTAATGTTGACTGTGAGATCAAACCATCTGAAATCAGACCAAAGTGGTGGGATGAAAGAGGACACTTTCAgctcaacatgttttttttctgctgctgttccaAGGTTTCTTCCCTGACTCTATCCTGACTTTgcctttttgtacttttattacATCTGCAaatcaaaagacagaaaagatgtttttttggggggatacAGCCATTATCAGCATAGGAAATGTTGGCATATTTCAAGCAtgcaataaatgtaaacataaaaccaaCTGCATTAATTCacagaaaatcattttgaaaattgtAACAATGCTAATATAACTTCATCTGCGGCGCAACAGATAGCCTGATTATTCATTACCTTTCTAAGTTTCTCAGCACCAGATCCAGAGCGAATAGCCTCCAGCAAAGCCTCCCTGGCCAGGGCAGGGTTCAAGGGGGCGTTGGCATTTAAATGACCCACAGGGTTAGGTTTACCCTGGGGAAATacaggaggaggtggtggaggtgcACTCATAGGTGGAGGTGGTGGGGTTGGAGTGAAAGCAGGTTTGATCAAAGACAGAGGGGAGGGGGATAACGCCActgttttctcctcctttgAGCACTCCTTCCTGAAACGCTCAACCTCACTGGCGGCCTTAGATTTCGTCTGCGAACGCAAAATGAGACagctttatttgtaaaagcaaaatcaCATGACGGAAGTATGTGATATTTACCCGCCGTACGTGATGAGTAAATACCACATACTACATGTAGCTATGTGGCTTTCTTACtcaaatatgcatatttttttttacatttaagtgACGACACAAGTTATGTAAAAGAAGGATTTTGATCTCTAAACGAAATGGTCAccatttcagaaattttattgCTGCTGGGAAACCTCCAGAATGAAAATGTTCTCTTGAGATTAGTTCTTACTAGTGATGTCTGCTTCTGATCTAAGGTCCCGAtgacagcatttttatttatctggcATTTCAAGTCGTGGAATTAACTTCTGATACCTATTGCGTCTCTGCTGTTTAAGATCATGTCAGCCGCTCCCAGAGCAAGATGTGCACACTCCTTCTGCGTGGAAATTGTTCAAACACAATGTCCTAGTTTATGGTACTCTGTTTGCATAACTGTTATCGTTTCTTGCCATTATATTGTTGAGTCAatctacttatttatttattttttgctcttatCATTGTCGTTCACAGATTCTAAGGTTACAGCAGATCCTTGTTTGTCAGCTAAAAAGCAGGACGCAGCTATCCAGAGCAGCTAATACTCTAGTCATTAGATTATAACAGTCAggaattacatattttaaagctgtggaacaatgttttataaataattaattgttgtttttgtttttttccaatgaTATGTGTTAGGAGCAAAATTAACAATGATTTACATAGAAAATGTGAGTAAACATGCTAACATTAACTTAGCACTGTAAGACAGATCTTACAGTGAATAAAAGTTTGACTTCAGGTATATAACTTAGAACCTAACAGTTATTGCCTATTTATAAATGATTTGGCTGTAATATCAATCTAATCAAATAGCTAAAAACGTGCTAAGTGTTAACAGGTTAATAAAACAACTCTTGTTGTGCGAGACTGAAATGCTCACATACAACCATAGTGACAGCGCATAAAGAGTCTTTAGATTGTTTTACCTTTTTCAGTCTGCTGATGTTCTGAGATCTAAGTGCAGCTAGAAGAGCAGATCTTCCATTGCCTTCTTCATCACAGGCCACTTTCTTACCATTGTCGGTGGTAGTGGATATctaataacaaaatgtaaaaaaatgaatgacatcAGTCTATTAGATGAAGATGTAGCTTAAAATGTGAAGTTGGAATATGCAATGACTTGTTAACTTGTTACTGTGAACACCTTTGCTGGTTTTTGGTAAGCAGGTCTCGATCCGTTCATATAATGCCTCGCGTTCAGCTTGTCCTTACCTTCCTCAGTCTCTCCATGCCTCCACCTGTCTGGATTGCTTCCATCAGGCTGCTGTGCAGAGATGTCTCTTTCTCAACAGATTTACAGATGACTGGTTTGAACTTTTTAACAGGCCCAAACAAGGTTACACCTGCCACAGACCCAGGTGTCTCAGTACTGTCTGATACTGCAAATGATGATTGAAGTTTCACTTCCTTCACTACGTCCTTTATTCCCTGTAATATTAAGGTACActttaaatgagaaatctgAATTAGTTTTCCTTTGTCGAGAAATATTTGCAGTCAAAAAGTTACTTACATCTATCTGGTCTTGTGGTTTGGTCTTTGGGGCTATTGGTGGTTTGAAAGATGAGTGTAGAGCACTGCTTTTTGTCGGGCTGGGGGTTTGAGGTTGACTTTGTTTAACGTTGCTAGAGACTTGTATTTGTGGAGATCCGTTGTAGTGACTGTGATTTTTCTTGGCTGTTTCTTTGTCGGCTGGATCCAAAACTTGTTTCTTGGCCGCAGCATCATTTTCAAATAGTTCCCTGTTTACTTTCACCTGAGCAAACTCTCTCTGACTGTCTGATATGTACTCTGGGAAGCTCGTAGACCTCTTGGAACAAGTAGCGTTGACTGTGGAAGCAGAGTCATTCTCTGTAATGTCTGACAAAGATACCTGAGAGGATTGGAGTTGAGTGACTGGTTTCTTGGAACtttcagctttttctgttttcaatgaGTCAGGGGAGTCTGTAGTTTTAGGGATGTTAGAAGGTTTAGTTGAGGTCTTTGGGGTGTACTTAGCGAGGGCAGAAGCCACATACTGGCTGGAGGTCCTCCTGGATGGTTTAACAAAGCTGAGTTGCTGTTTTCTGTCCGAATGTAGAGGAGGGGGAAGTGAGGGTTTATTACTTGGCCTCTGAACATTGTTGGACACTGAAATCTTGCTCTCCACCTCGGCCAACTCTCTGCTTGGACTCATGTCTTTTCTAAGCAGTTTGTGATCTTCTTTCACTCCCACTGTAGTTTCAACCGTTAGTCTTGGTGTTGCTTTCTGGGACTCAGGGTTGCTGGtctttaattttccttccaagCCAACAGCAGAGGCAATGCTCAGGACATCTGTGCCCTCCTTAAGTTTATTAACTTGACCTTTTCTTTGAGTCAccaaattttcttttctactgTCAGAGCTCCAAAGTGCTTTGGCATTTTCACAAACAGGAGTGCCATTTTCAATCTCCGATCTAGGTGACTCTCTGGATTTTAAGCGAGGTACGCCTGCTGCCACCATATTCCCCTGATCATCGATCTTAATAGCAAACCGACCTCCTGAGTCAGTTGGCTCTGTCTTGGTGATGTTTGTCACAAAGGGTTTTGAAGGTACCACTGTGAATGTTTTCATGCCAAAGCGGGATGTGACATTGTGAGTAATTTTACCATGCAGTGGACTGACACTAGAGCTGATCTGGTTTACTTTATGCGTCACTTCATCCTTCCCAGGAGAAACTGATCTCTGAATCTTTGCTGGAAGTTCAAACTTCTTCTGCTGGAAGGACTGAGTGTTATGTTGCGCCAGGTCAACTGTGGTCACAGGAGGCTTGCTGGTCTTCTGCAGGTCAGCACTGGATTTCACTGCCAGTGTTTGCGTGTCCTCTTTCGTAGTGGCGCTTTCAGCAGTCTTcttctctttactttttttgtcttttgcctttttctcctttttattacCTGTAGATTTGATCTCCTGTCGTGCAATAGACTTTTCAGAGGGTTTTGAACTTGCACTGCTTCTTTTGTCGGTAAGAGCAGCTGTATAAGCActgttgttttggttctgttgcTCATCATCAGAGTGATGAATGAAGCctgtaaaacagacaaaacaacaaagtcaaTTAACAATTTTGAGAGAACATAAAATGGTTACTTTAGATGCCGGTCCTTTGTTTTTATCCTACCTTTGCTGTCAGTTGATTCAGTCTTTGTAAGAGGTTTCACTTCATGCCCTACAACAAATTCAAATTCCTCCAGTACCTCATCTATGGCTGTGACTGGCACATACATGTCCACTACAGACACAGGAACATCGCTGCTGTCTGTGGACTTGGTATCAATGCTATCTTTGGCAGAGATGACGACTTCATGTTCTGAAAAAGGGAACAGTTGTACATCAGTGTATGTGCTAGGCATAGTTGTCcttgaaaaactatttaaagaaaatattcttgATTGAGAAATGTCATTTCTGGATATGGCTAATCTGTTAGGCTCAGCATTAACAGTTTCTTGCAAAAGTAGACCTACCCCTTGTACtatgtgtgcatttgtattcacccCTATTTACTCCCAGTGCAACTTTCTTCTAAAGTTGTCTAATTAGTCAATGAACCAAATGACTGCTATTTAATCTAATCATTTTTTCCTCTTAACAGGTTTGTTGGATAAACCTCAGTGAATAAATAGCATCACAAAGACCAATGAACACACCAGACAGGTCATGAGTAAACTTCTGGCCTAGTCAATGCAGTTCACCATGCGTAGTACAAAAAACTAACAGTGCTCATCAATATCAAACCACATTGTGATACAGGGTGGGGGGGTAGCaccatatttatttaagaagGAGCAGCGAAGCTAGTCAGTGTTTGATGTCTGACCTAAGACCTAAGCCTGTGGTGGAGGATAACTTTCtaatagaataaaaaattaGATATACAAAGTAcaattatttttgatcaaaGCAGATTTACATGCAAGAATAATTCAGTCAGGTTCCAAacctaaatcaaattagaaattgaaataaaaaatgtttacattttgtatcCTATCTAGCTGAGCTTGACACAGACTTgacttgaatttattttggaaataaataaataaataaataaataaataaataaataaataaataaataaataaataaataaataaataaaaacaagggcAAGGATTTCTGTAGCATACTCTCCAAATTTTACAGCTGTTAAGTTGGAAAATACCAACTCAGGCTGGCGTCAAAATTAGTAAACAGTGTTTGAAAATGTGTAATGTTCACCCCATTTGACAAATATGAagccaataaaatacattgaagtatgtgactataataaaaaaaacaaaaaacaaaaaaacgcatCACTACTTTTGTAAGTAGCTGCACTGTGGCTTTGTGATGTCCTGTCTCTCACCTGCAAGGCCTGCTTCCATATTTGCCAAAGTCTGATGAAGCTGGATTGTGAGCTCAGAGTCTTCTTTAAAGCCGTTGACTGATTCTGGATGAGGGCTTCTGACACTGTGCCAAAAAATGTATGcatatgtaaaaaacacaagacaCTTATAATATGATACATGACGAGTGTCTCAGATAAATGATAGCAGCatgcagcagagaaaacaacatttcatgGCTTTTAGTTGGATTACTGAGCACATGTTATGGCTTCCTCTTTGATGCAGTTCATTCACCGCACTTCCAGTTACTGATGTAgctctaaaatgtaaaaaaggtcAGTATAGTTCAGTtataagagaaagaaaaatctggtATTTTATGTCTCTTCCAAGGTTCAATAGgatttttattgaagtttgttgGATTTCAAATATGCGATTTATTAACttcatccatttttcttttagggTTCAAAAGAGTGTTCCCCTAAATTAGTGCCATATTAGCCATAACAAATTGCAAAAATGAGGgccaaagcaaataaaatttatctttTAGGAGACTTGGATTGGATCCTCTGTTCCTCAGTGATTCTGAGAAAACAGTGCTATAATGCTTTCCTGGAATACCAAGAAGCCAACAGCATTAAGACAGACTCTGGAttcaaaatggttttttttattttttatttttttttgttgtttgagaGCATCATTCCAATATCCTTCATCTGGGCATAGTACCATGCAAATATTTCACTACAAGTTGAAAAATCAACACATCTGGAGGAGAATTTTCCTTCCAAGGACCTTTGAACAAGGGCCTAAAACCATAACCATGAAAACCCGGCTGAGCAAGCCAGCTTTGGACACAACTCAAGTATAATATAATGGAGCTGTGCTTGGTTATAAAACCTACTGTAGTAAAATTCTGGAAACAAGTTGGCCAAAATGGACCACTCACAATCTTAAAGTGCAGGTGTCAGACAAGCCATGGAAATTATTTCAAGCggtattatttttacagtattatAGATTAGCAGGCTCACATGGGGGAATTCCTCCTACACAGTcttattataatttataaaattttgctATTTACAGTAAATGCTTTTTCTAAAATTGCAAAGCATAAGATTTTAATCCCTGTTCCTACTTTTACACCTTTTTCTTATTCTCCATCCACATGAAAGATATAAAGCTTTTTGAAATTGGGTTCTGTTTAAAGTCTGCAGACGACATGTTTTCTCATCAGCTATACTATGAGAAATACAGTATTTTACCGTCAATAAAAATCTCTGCACCGTCTCTAAGATGTTGTGCCAGCAGGTGGCAACAATGTTCACATTAATTATATTCAAATTCAGAAGAAGAAGCTCAGTCTTTTTAGCACAGAGAGTTAGAGTTAGCATGAATAAAGTACAAGTACTATTTTTACGATAGACCAGAAAATaagtttgtaattttgtgaGCAAATTCATTATTAGCACTATATTTGTGAACATATTCCTGTAATGTTTGAACATGTGAAATGTAGACAGGTTTATGGTTATTTTCTTGGTATTTTCTAAGGGGCCATACTAAAATGCACACGACTAGGTCGATTCTAAAACCTAAACAGATATTGGAGCAACAAAATCACCCTCTGAATAAGGACTTCCTGTCGGTTGTTTTCTTCTCAACCAGATATCTTTTCCCCCAGGGtgtagaacaaatagattttttttaaaaatcatttgtcCCTACAGTTGCAACATTTCTCAATGATTTCAAATAACCCGATATGGCTTCATCTCTCGTGTAGGTATGGTAGGCCTATGGGGTTATGTAAAAATGACTGTTTCTTTTCCCTAATGTGCTGCACAACAATTGAAGCTTGGGGATAAAAAAGATGATTGAATGACTAAAACTGAACTCAGCATAGGCCTTTGTTTTTAACCACTCTTCACTGTTGTTTCCTGTGTCCCCTCCTGCACTAAGTTTCACTTAGTAAGTTTTCATATGATAATAAAATCTGGATGCTGTTTGGTTCCACTAAAACCACTCTAGATGTTTTTGtacaagatttttaaaatttattcatatttttttcccatataTTCACATTAAATAACCACTTAAACCAAAGTAACGGTTTAAAGCTTtctaaaataatcagaaaaatcttttcatgACTTTCTGTTTACCTGTCTTTTTCTCCCCAAGTGGTATTTTCTTCATCCCTGTCACTTGAAGCCGCCATAATGAGTACTCTCTCTCCTGTGTCACCCATCTTTCCATCAGCTGATAAACTCCCATCCGGAGAGGTCATCTGGGTATCAGACAGGGAACTGACGATGCCAGAGTCCTCGCCCTCTGCCGCACCTTCAGAAGGTGTATAACCTTGGTTGGGAAGGCTGCCGCCAACGCTGCTGCTGCCTAGAGAAAGAGTTTCAGCCTCAGGCGCCGTGGTTTCTTGTTTCTGGACAATGGATGAAGCCTTTTTGGAATGAAGCCAACCTGGAGGATAATAGGCACAAATTATTTGTATGAATACAGAGTGCTAACACACAATTTTGAAATGTTAGCCAAGGTtaaaaagaaagtgagaaaattaAAGACTTTCCAGGGCACACTTTTGTTAAGTAAGAAAGCGGTTATACACAAAAACAATGTCAGAAATTCTCATTCCCTATGTATCTCTCATGCTCAGAAATATAACCCACAACCCAAAAGGATGAGAAAGCGAAGAgtgcttttgtgtttgaaaaaacaaaatgagaggTTCTGAAGATGTGGCTTACTGGAATAAGTTTGAACATTTATCCTGACACCACTCACACATACATGCAAACCAGAGATTATATGATAAATATGCTAAACATGCTTGGGGCACAGCCCTTTgtggtttaataaaatattttataacatgTGCAGATTGACTTACTGTAAACAAATCCttttaattccatttttaaCATAGTCTCTAACTCTTTTTGGTTTAAGGGAAAGGGTGGAATTGCCTCATGCCCTCTCATCTCTTCAGTACACT contains the following coding sequences:
- the cobl gene encoding protein cordon-bleu isoform X4, yielding MTESSKPPSGRRMKVPAPPPPQAPQPAPRHLFRYSVPDGGGTSAMDVKENILRPTVIFQLTLPHGYQVSVTEDGSKPLMDLLVDLCGHHHLNPSMHTLELLSPEGHSLGFKPNALLGSFNVACVLIKEKVVEEKVTRKPAPKVPEKTVRLMVNFHGNQKAVLRVNPLVPLQALIPAICDKCDFDPAHVLLLKDCTSRHELPLDKSLTELGIKELYVHDQSLDSFYSSTASLGRPQKKGLLNIFPFSKRKSKTDNKSLDMDDFDDIAVQNSDTKFNGLSTVSGVSYKEEHPGSLEQSQSFTDIPTMHAKAESKKRRAPAPPAVPVPSQGNTSFKSNQEGPSSEGQRKRKAPPPPPTPSPITLDSDDPSATVVSVSNPPSIEIPTPVPRTRTPLLHMFSEDSVVMQTADVSLGGKAPKPPPVRDATPPRSSPSPSSSTTTDSLVVQDSSSELSRSLDDSDVDLDQAGSRCSTSSAASGPVQVQLTIKKSNMTATQQNKEKSSDSNSRSDSELALNLTLDEAENNRHSGMGWLHSKKASSIVQKQETTAPEAETLSLGSSSVGGSLPNQGYTPSEGAAEGEDSGIVSSLSDTQMTSPDGSLSADGKMGDTGERVLIMAASSDRDEENTTWGEKDSVRSPHPESVNGFKEDSELTIQLHQTLANMEAGLAEHEVVISAKDSIDTKSTDSSDVPVSVVDMYVPVTAIDEVLEEFEFVVGHEVKPLTKTESTDSKGFIHHSDDEQQNQNNSAYTAALTDKRSSASSKPSEKSIARQEIKSTGNKKEKKAKDKKSKEKKTAESATTKEDTQTLAVKSSADLQKTSKPPVTTVDLAQHNTQSFQQKKFELPAKIQRSVSPGKDEVTHKVNQISSSVSPLHGKITHNVTSRFGMKTFTVVPSKPFVTNITKTEPTDSGGRFAIKIDDQGNMVAAGVPRLKSRESPRSEIENGTPVCENAKALWSSDSRKENLVTQRKGQVNKLKEGTDVLSIASAVGLEGKLKTSNPESQKATPRLTVETTVGVKEDHKLLRKDMSPSRELAEVESKISVSNNVQRPSNKPSLPPPLHSDRKQQLSFVKPSRRTSSQYVASALAKYTPKTSTKPSNIPKTTDSPDSLKTEKAESSKKPVTQLQSSQVSLSDITENDSASTVNATCSKRSTSFPEYISDSQREFAQVKVNRELFENDAAAKKQVLDPADKETAKKNHSHYNGSPQIQVSSNVKQSQPQTPSPTKSSALHSSFKPPIAPKTKPQDQIDGIKDVVKEVKLQSSFAVSDSTETPGSVAGVTLFGPVKKFKPVICKSVEKETSLHSSLMEAIQTGGGMERLRKISTTTDNGKKVACDEEGNGRSALLAALRSQNISRLKKTKSKAASEVERFRKECSKEEKTVALSPSPLSLIKPAFTPTPPPPPMSAPPPPPPVFPQGKPNPVGHLNANAPLNPALAREALLEAIRSGSGAEKLRKVSTPRKTVQVNGRLGTIHKTSSTILQH
- the cobl gene encoding protein cordon-bleu isoform X2; amino-acid sequence: MEGGRRRMKVPAPPPPQAPQPAPRHLFRYSVPDGGGTSAMDVKENILRPTVIFQLTLPHGYQVSVTEDGSKPLMDLLVDLCGHHHLNPSMHTLELLSPEGHSLGFKPNALLGSFNVACVLIKEKVVEEKVTRKPAPKVPEKTVRLMVNFHGNQKAVLRVNPLVPLQALIPAICDKCDFDPAHVLLLKDCTSRHELPLDKSLTELGIKELYVHDQSLVLQPKMASAPVLNNSDSFYSSTASLGRPQKKGLLNIFPFSKRKSKTDNKSLDMDDFDDIAVQNSDTKFNGLSTVSGVSYKEEHPGSLEQSQSFTDIPTMHAKAESKKRRAPAPPAVPVPSQGNTSFKSNQEGPSSEGQRKRKAPPPPPTPSPITLDSDDPSATVVSVSNPPSIEIPTPVPRTRTPLLHMFSEDSVVMQTADVSLGGKAPKPPPVRDATPPRSSPSPSSSTTTDSLVVQDSSSELSRSLDDSDVDLDQAGSRCSTSSAASGPVQVQLTIKKSNMTATQQNKEKSSDSNSRSDSELALNLTLDEAENNRHSGMGWLHSKKASSIVQKQETTAPEAETLSLGSSSVGGSLPNQGYTPSEGAAEGEDSGIVSSLSDTQMTSPDGSLSADGKMGDTGERVLIMAASSDRDEENTTWGEKDSVRSPHPESVNGFKEDSELTIQLHQTLANMEAGLAEHEVVISAKDSIDTKSTDSSDVPVSVVDMYVPVTAIDEVLEEFEFVVGHEVKPLTKTESTDSKGFIHHSDDEQQNQNNSAYTAALTDKRSSASSKPSEKSIARQEIKSTGNKKEKKAKDKKSKEKKTAESATTKEDTQTLAVKSSADLQKTSKPPVTTVDLAQHNTQSFQQKKFELPAKIQRSVSPGKDEVTHKVNQISSSVSPLHGKITHNVTSRFGMKTFTVVPSKPFVTNITKTEPTDSGGRFAIKIDDQGNMVAAGVPRLKSRESPRSEIENGTPVCENAKALWSSDSRKENLVTQRKGQVNKLKEGTDVLSIASAVGLEGKLKTSNPESQKATPRLTVETTVGVKEDHKLLRKDMSPSRELAEVESKISVSNNVQRPSNKPSLPPPLHSDRKQQLSFVKPSRRTSSQYVASALAKYTPKTSTKPSNIPKTTDSPDSLKTEKAESSKKPVTQLQSSQVSLSDITENDSASTVNATCSKRSTSFPEYISDSQREFAQVKVNRELFENDAAAKKQVLDPADKETAKKNHSHYNGSPQIQVSSNVKQSQPQTPSPTKSSALHSSFKPPIAPKTKPQDQIDGIKDVVKEVKLQSSFAVSDSTETPGSVAGVTLFGPVKKFKPVICKSVEKETSLHSSLMEAIQTGGGMERLRKISTTTDNGKKVACDEEGNGRSALLAALRSQNISRLKKTKSKAASEVERFRKECSKEEKTVALSPSPLSLIKPAFTPTPPPPPMSAPPPPPPVFPQGKPNPVGHLNANAPLNPALAREALLEAIRSGSGAEKLRKVSTPRKTVQVNGRLGTIHKTSSTILQH
- the cobl gene encoding protein cordon-bleu isoform X3 gives rise to the protein MRRMKVPAPPPPQAPQPAPRHLFRYSVPDGGGTSAMDVKENILRPTVIFQLTLPHGYQVSVTEDGSKPLMDLLVDLCGHHHLNPSMHTLELLSPEGHSLGFKPNALLGSFNVACVLIKEKVVEEKVTRKPAPKVPEKTVRLMVNFHGNQKAVLRVNPLVPLQALIPAICDKCDFDPAHVLLLKDCTSRHELPLDKSLTELGIKELYVHDQSLVLQPKMASAPVLNNSDSFYSSTASLGRPQKKGLLNIFPFSKRKSKTDNKSLDMDDFDDIAVQNSDTKFNGLSTVSGVSYKEEHPGSLEQSQSFTDIPTMHAKAESKKRRAPAPPAVPVPSQGNTSFKSNQEGPSSEGQRKRKAPPPPPTPSPITLDSDDPSATVVSVSNPPSIEIPTPVPRTRTPLLHMFSEDSVVMQTADVSLGGKAPKPPPVRDATPPRSSPSPSSSTTTDSLVVQDSSSELSRSLDDSDVDLDQAGSRCSTSSAASGPVQVQLTIKKSNMTATQQNKEKSSDSNSRSDSELALNLTLDEAENNRHSGMGWLHSKKASSIVQKQETTAPEAETLSLGSSSVGGSLPNQGYTPSEGAAEGEDSGIVSSLSDTQMTSPDGSLSADGKMGDTGERVLIMAASSDRDEENTTWGEKDSVRSPHPESVNGFKEDSELTIQLHQTLANMEAGLAEHEVVISAKDSIDTKSTDSSDVPVSVVDMYVPVTAIDEVLEEFEFVVGHEVKPLTKTESTDSKGFIHHSDDEQQNQNNSAYTAALTDKRSSASSKPSEKSIARQEIKSTGNKKEKKAKDKKSKEKKTAESATTKEDTQTLAVKSSADLQKTSKPPVTTVDLAQHNTQSFQQKKFELPAKIQRSVSPGKDEVTHKVNQISSSVSPLHGKITHNVTSRFGMKTFTVVPSKPFVTNITKTEPTDSGGRFAIKIDDQGNMVAAGVPRLKSRESPRSEIENGTPVCENAKALWSSDSRKENLVTQRKGQVNKLKEGTDVLSIASAVGLEGKLKTSNPESQKATPRLTVETTVGVKEDHKLLRKDMSPSRELAEVESKISVSNNVQRPSNKPSLPPPLHSDRKQQLSFVKPSRRTSSQYVASALAKYTPKTSTKPSNIPKTTDSPDSLKTEKAESSKKPVTQLQSSQVSLSDITENDSASTVNATCSKRSTSFPEYISDSQREFAQVKVNRELFENDAAAKKQVLDPADKETAKKNHSHYNGSPQIQVSSNVKQSQPQTPSPTKSSALHSSFKPPIAPKTKPQDQIDGIKDVVKEVKLQSSFAVSDSTETPGSVAGVTLFGPVKKFKPVICKSVEKETSLHSSLMEAIQTGGGMERLRKISTTTDNGKKVACDEEGNGRSALLAALRSQNISRLKKTKSKAASEVERFRKECSKEEKTVALSPSPLSLIKPAFTPTPPPPPMSAPPPPPPVFPQGKPNPVGHLNANAPLNPALAREALLEAIRSGSGAEKLRKVSTPRKTVQVNGRLGTIHKTSSTILQH
- the cobl gene encoding protein cordon-bleu isoform X5, whose amino-acid sequence is MTESSKPPSGRRMKVPAPPPPQAPQPAPRHLFRYSVPDGGGTSAMDVKENILRPTVIFQLTLPHGYQVSVTEDGSKPLMDLLVDLCGHHHLNPSMHTLELLSPEGHSLGFKPNALLGSFNVACVLIKEKVVEEKVTRKPAPKVPEKTVRLMVNFHGNQKAVLRVNPLVPLQALIPAICDKCDFDPAHVLLLKDCTSRHELPLDKSLTELGIKELYVHDQSLVLQPKMASAPVLNNSDSFYSSTASLGRPQKKGLLNIFPFSKRKSKGLSTVSGVSYKEEHPGSLEQSQSFTDIPTMHAKAESKKRRAPAPPAVPVPSQGNTSFKSNQEGPSSEGQRKRKAPPPPPTPSPITLDSDDPSATVVSVSNPPSIEIPTPVPRTRTPLLHMFSEDSVVMQTADVSLGGKAPKPPPVRDATPPRSSPSPSSSTTTDSLVVQDSSSELSRSLDDSDVDLDQAGSRCSTSSAASGPVQVQLTIKKSNMTATQQNKEKSSDSNSRSDSELALNLTLDEAENNRHSGMGWLHSKKASSIVQKQETTAPEAETLSLGSSSVGGSLPNQGYTPSEGAAEGEDSGIVSSLSDTQMTSPDGSLSADGKMGDTGERVLIMAASSDRDEENTTWGEKDSVRSPHPESVNGFKEDSELTIQLHQTLANMEAGLAEHEVVISAKDSIDTKSTDSSDVPVSVVDMYVPVTAIDEVLEEFEFVVGHEVKPLTKTESTDSKGFIHHSDDEQQNQNNSAYTAALTDKRSSASSKPSEKSIARQEIKSTGNKKEKKAKDKKSKEKKTAESATTKEDTQTLAVKSSADLQKTSKPPVTTVDLAQHNTQSFQQKKFELPAKIQRSVSPGKDEVTHKVNQISSSVSPLHGKITHNVTSRFGMKTFTVVPSKPFVTNITKTEPTDSGGRFAIKIDDQGNMVAAGVPRLKSRESPRSEIENGTPVCENAKALWSSDSRKENLVTQRKGQVNKLKEGTDVLSIASAVGLEGKLKTSNPESQKATPRLTVETTVGVKEDHKLLRKDMSPSRELAEVESKISVSNNVQRPSNKPSLPPPLHSDRKQQLSFVKPSRRTSSQYVASALAKYTPKTSTKPSNIPKTTDSPDSLKTEKAESSKKPVTQLQSSQVSLSDITENDSASTVNATCSKRSTSFPEYISDSQREFAQVKVNRELFENDAAAKKQVLDPADKETAKKNHSHYNGSPQIQVSSNVKQSQPQTPSPTKSSALHSSFKPPIAPKTKPQDQIDGIKDVVKEVKLQSSFAVSDSTETPGSVAGVTLFGPVKKFKPVICKSVEKETSLHSSLMEAIQTGGGMERLRKISTTTDNGKKVACDEEGNGRSALLAALRSQNISRLKKTKSKAASEVERFRKECSKEEKTVALSPSPLSLIKPAFTPTPPPPPMSAPPPPPPVFPQGKPNPVGHLNANAPLNPALAREALLEAIRSGSGAEKLRKVSTPRKTVQVNGRLGTIHKTSSTILQH